DNA from Asticcacaulis sp. ZE23SCel15:
GGTGGATTTTGCGTAAGCAAAAGACGGAGGGGGTATTTTTTGGCCGTTTTTACCCCCTCTTTCATTTGGCACGCCAAATAAAAGCTCCCCCTCCAAGAGGGGGAGTTCTTAAGGTATCGGCGGCAATTGCCAATCGATGGGGTTGAGGCCTTTTGACTTAAGAAACTCATTAGTCTTTGAAAACGGCTTCGAGCCCAGAAACCCATTGTGGGCCGAAAGCGGCGACGGGTGGGCCGATTTGATCACCAGATGTTTATCGGCGTTCACAAAGGCCGCCTTTTTCTGCGCATAAGCCCCCCACAGAATAAACACAACCGGATGCGGCAGATCATTGACTGCCCGGATAACGGCGTCGGTGAATTTTTCCCAGCCCTTGCCCTGATGGGAGGCCGCCTGCGCCATCTCAACCGTCAGCACCGCATTCAGCAGCAGCACGCCTTGCTTCGCCCAGTGCTCTAAGAACCCATGACGGGCGGGTGGGATGCCGAGATCGGCCTGTAATTCCTTATAGATATTGACTAGCGACGGCGGCGTCTTCACGCCCGGTTTGACGCTGAAACTCAAACCATGCGCTTGACCTTCGCCGTGATAGGGGTCCTGCCCCAAAATCACTACTCTCACCTGATCCAACGGTGTCAGGTTCAGGGCCGCGAAATATTCCGAACCCTTGGGGAATATACGTTTGCCCGCCGCCCTCTCCACCGTCAAAAAGGTTTTCAGCGCCTGCATATAGGGGGCTGAAAACTCTGCCGTCAGAGCCGTTTTCCAACTGTCATCAAGGGCAATCTCGGCCACGGCCACCTCCGAAGTTATGCACGCCAGAACAGCGTGACTCCTATCCGAAGGTCAAGAAAAAAGGCCCCGCCAGACTGACGGGGCCTTTAAATCTTTATGCTTTCAGCGTCGCCATATCGATGACAAAGCGATAGCGAACATCGGATTTGATCACCCGCTCATAGGCGGCGTTGATGTCTTTGATATCAATCACTTCGATGTCTGAGACGATGTTGTGCTCACCGCAGAAATCGAGCATTTCCTGCGTCTCTTTGATCGAGCCGATCATCGAACCCGCCAGTGATTTACGCCCGGCAATCAGGGCAAAGGCGCTGACCGGCACAGGGTTATCCGGCACACCGACCAGCACCATGGTGCCATCGACCTTGACGAGGCCAAGGTAAGCATTCCAGTCGATCGGGGCCGAGACGGTATTGATAATCAGGTCAAATGTCCCCGCCAAGGCCTCAAAGGTTTTCGGATCATTGGTCGGGTAATAGTGATCGGCCCCCAGACGCAGGGCATCGTCCTTCTTAGCCATCGACTGGCTCAGCACGGTAACTTCGGCACCTAAAGCATGGGCCAGTTTCACGCCCATGTGGCCCAGACCGCCCAGACCGATGATGGCGACTTTCTTGCCCGGTCCGGCGTTCCAGTGCTTGAGCGGCGACCACAGGGTGATGCCGGCGCACAACAAGGGTGCGGCCCCATCCAGCGGCAGATTGTCCGGCACCGACAGGACATAGCCTTCCTTGACGACGATATGGTCGGAATAGCCGCCGTAGGTCGGCTGGCCGCTGGCGTCACGGTCGTTATAGGTCTGGGTCAGTCCCGGCAGATATTGCTCATCATCCTCATCACGCGTCTGGCAGTGGACGCAGGAATTGACAAAACAGCCGACACCTACGCGGTCGCCTTCCTTGAATTTGCTGACCTTGGCGCCAACCTTGGTCACGACGCCGACGACTTCATGGCCAGGAACCTGCGGATAGATGCCGGGGAACCATTCGTCGCGGACCTGGTGGATATCGGAATGGCAAACGCCGCAGAACTGGATGTCGATGACCACATCGTCATCATTCGGTTCACGGCGCTCGAACGAAAACGCTTGCAACGGCGCTTTAGGCGCAAGGGCGGCATAGCCTTTGGCGGTGCTCATGGGAATGTCCTTATTGTTTGGGTTACAGATGCCATATAGGCATTGCCGGGATAAGGTTTAAGGGCATCAGCGCCCTAAAACTTGACCGCAGAGAAATAATCCACAGGCTGTTGAGTGTCTGGGTGCGGTAGTCGCAAAAACTGCGCATGCAGCAGCAGGCGCGCACTCAAGGCGCGCACCTCATCTGTGGCGTAAAACTCATCGCCGACAATGGGATGACCAATCGCCATCATATGCACCCGTAATTGATGTGACCGGCCGGTTACGGGCTCTAACTCCACCCGCGTCCGGTCTGCGGCGCGCTCTAGGACGCGGTAGCGGGTCAGGCTGGGCTTACCGATGTCATGATCAACCCTCTGGCGCGGCCGGTTGGGCCAGTCGGTGATCAGGGGCAGGTCAACCTCGCCGTCATCGTCCACCA
Protein-coding regions in this window:
- the ung gene encoding uracil-DNA glycosylase yields the protein MAEIALDDSWKTALTAEFSAPYMQALKTFLTVERAAGKRIFPKGSEYFAALNLTPLDQVRVVILGQDPYHGEGQAHGLSFSVKPGVKTPPSLVNIYKELQADLGIPPARHGFLEHWAKQGVLLLNAVLTVEMAQAASHQGKGWEKFTDAVIRAVNDLPHPVVFILWGAYAQKKAAFVNADKHLVIKSAHPSPLSAHNGFLGSKPFSKTNEFLKSKGLNPIDWQLPPIP
- a CDS encoding NAD(P)-dependent alcohol dehydrogenase, translated to MSTAKGYAALAPKAPLQAFSFERREPNDDDVVIDIQFCGVCHSDIHQVRDEWFPGIYPQVPGHEVVGVVTKVGAKVSKFKEGDRVGVGCFVNSCVHCQTRDEDDEQYLPGLTQTYNDRDASGQPTYGGYSDHIVVKEGYVLSVPDNLPLDGAAPLLCAGITLWSPLKHWNAGPGKKVAIIGLGGLGHMGVKLAHALGAEVTVLSQSMAKKDDALRLGADHYYPTNDPKTFEALAGTFDLIINTVSAPIDWNAYLGLVKVDGTMVLVGVPDNPVPVSAFALIAGRKSLAGSMIGSIKETQEMLDFCGEHNIVSDIEVIDIKDINAAYERVIKSDVRYRFVIDMATLKA
- a CDS encoding pseudouridine synthase; this encodes MSLPPIIYSDDYLVVVDKPAGLLSVPGRGEANQDCVAVRVQTAFPDALIVHRLDMATSGLMVMARGKVAHRSLSMAFEARQVDKRYIAVVAGRMVDDDGEVDLPLITDWPNRPRQRVDHDIGKPSLTRYRVLERAADRTRVELEPVTGRSHQLRVHMMAIGHPIVGDEFYATDEVRALSARLLLHAQFLRLPHPDTQQPVDYFSAVKF